The genomic interval TCGACGTGCACTGCAAGCCCGCCACCGTCCGCTCGTCGTGGGACGACCCGCGGGGCGACAACGACGCGATGTGGAAGGAGATGGCCCAGCTCGGCTGGCTCGGGCTGTCGCTCCCGGAAGCGCACGGCGGCAGCGGTCTCGGCATGGTCGAGACCGCGATCCTCCTCGAGGAGATGGGCCACGCCGCCTGTCCCGGCCCGTACTTCCCGACGATCCTGGCCGCCACGGCATTCGACGAGGCGGGAACGGAGGCGCAGAAGAAGCGCTGGCTCCCGGCCATCGCCACCGGCGAGGCACGCGCGACCATCGCCTTTCTCGACGGCGACCTCGACTGGAGCCCCGACGCCGTCACCACGCGGGCCGAGCGCACGGCCCAGGGCTTTGTCCTCAGAGGAGAGAAGCGCTTCGTGCCGTGGGCGCACGTGGCCAACGTCGTGCTCGTGCCCGCCCGGGCTCCCGAGGGCGTGACGCTCTTCGCCGTCGAGCCCTCGGCGCGCGGCCTCGGGCTGTCACCGGTGGCGGGAATGGATCTGGCCACGCGCTGGGTGCACGTGCGCCTGGACGGCGTGCCGCTCGCCGCCGACGCCGTGGTCGGCGCTCCCGGACAGGCCGCGCCGTTGCTCGCCGGGCTCCTGCGGCGGGGCGCGGTCGGTGCGGCGGCGGAGATGCTCGGCGCCGCCCGGCGGTGTCTCGAGATGGCCGTCGGCT from Candidatus Methylomirabilota bacterium carries:
- a CDS encoding acyl-CoA dehydrogenase, whose protein sequence is MDFAFTSDQQLLKNSARAFLDVHCKPATVRSSWDDPRGDNDAMWKEMAQLGWLGLSLPEAHGGSGLGMVETAILLEEMGHAACPGPYFPTILAATAFDEAGTEAQKKRWLPAIATGEARATIAFLDGDLDWSPDAVTTRAERTAQGFVLRGEKRFVPWAHVANVVLVPARAPEGVTLFAVEPSARGLGLSPVAGMDLATRWVHVRLDGVPLAADAVVGAPGQAAPLLAGLLRRGAVGAAAEMLGAARRCLEMAVGYAKVREQFGQPIGSFQAIRHKCAEMLVEVENSHSATYYAAWALDARAEDHVLAASVAKAYVSDAARKVCGESIQVHGGIGFTWEYDLHLYFKRAKALEPMYGDADYHRELIVRHVAG